The Pithys albifrons albifrons isolate INPA30051 chromosome 1, PitAlb_v1, whole genome shotgun sequence genome contains the following window.
attaatagaatcatagaattgattgggttggaaaagacccctgagatcatcaagtccaacccttggtccaactccagtccctttaccagatcatggcactcagtgccacgtccaatctcagtttaaaaacctccagggatggggaatccaccccttctctgggcagcccattccaatgcctgattactctctctggaaagaattttttctgatctccaacttaaatttcccctggcagagcttgagcccggggcttgtcctactgctgagtgcctgggagaagagaccagcccccatctggctggaacttcccttcaggtagttctagacagtgatgaggtcacttctgagcctcctcttctccaggctaaacaaccccagctccctcagcctctccccatagggcttgtgctccagtcccttcaccagccttgttgctcttctctggacccgctccagcccctcaatatctttcctgaactgaggggcccagaactgaacacagtactcaaggtgtggcctcaccaacgcagagtacaggggaaggatcacttcctaTGGATGGTTCCATTAACTTAAATCACatagagaaaatattaactTAATGTGTTCTGCAGTACAAATGGGACAGGAGAATTATATACAGGGATTAGGTGACATGTGACAAGCAGTAGTAGCTTGATAGTTGGAGGGGAAGGAGATCCTTAATCCAGACAGAAAATGCACACACACCTGTCTGAAAAATCCAGATGTGacaaatgattttaaaatactccAGCTGTCAGCACTGCACATACCCCTTGGAGTATCCAGGGCCCAGTCAGTTTTCAAAAAGCCTTTGCAGGGCATGCCTTCACCTTCCCTGAACGTTATCCCATCccaattttattttgtggtcCTGGACTATATTCACGTTGGAGTTAGGCCACTACAGCTGTTTTACAAAGATAGGGCAGAAGGCTCTGATTTTTATAGTACCTTCTTGCCTGTACTCTCTCTGCCTTTAAAGAAGTCTCCAAACTAGGATACAaggttaatttatttttccagatgtATTTTTAAGTTTAGTGCATCCGAATATTTAATACCAGTGCACATAACAAGGCATTATGACTTTAAATAGCCTCCCTCCATACCCACTTCAGAGAGTCACATAATCgctcaggttggaaaagacctctgagattattgAGACCAGCCTACAACCGAACATCACCATGTCAAGTAGACCATGGCATCAAGTGCCATGTCTTATTCTTtcctgaaacacctccagggacagtgacaccaccatctccctgggcagtccattccaatgtctaatcacctTCCTgctgtccaacctaaacctcccttaGCACAGCTTCAGactgtcctcttgtcctgtcacttgttacctgtgagaagagactgacccccacctggatTCAACCTCCCTTGAGGTAATTggagagagtgataaggtcacccctgagcttcttctccaggctaaacaacctcagctctcttagccactcctcacagggcttttgctccaggcccttcaccagcttcattgtcCTTCCCTTACTACATCATGCAGAAATTCATAAATGTTTTGGGTGTTTCTGTTTATCTAACTCCAAAACATACAAGTGACGCATTTACATATTTTTGCAGTGGATTCTTGTTGTCTAAACAACTACCTTCTTTCACAAGTTTTTAGTTACTGCTTCATAACCTACCATCAGTACTTTTCTCTGAAGAATGAGCATTCTAGTTCTGTGTGTGCCCTTTTCCCCCAAAAGCATTTTCAACTCCATGCACGGAAATGAATGCTATGAAAAATACTCTTGTGTAAAatctttcagtttaattttccCTAGAAATAATATCTACCAGCAGAGTGAAATTCAGTAAATGTGTGACATATCATAAATATAGCTTAGCCTGATACGAGCTTTTGATATGTGTTGCAGTGTCAAGTTCAgtcctttaaaatgaaagaaggcATCTATTTttacaataataaataaaacattttgaataGTGGGGAGGTGTCCccatttttttataaattcttaaaacagaaattctgacataatttcttttatttcttttcttaaaaagaagaggaagaagaagttACCAATGAACCAACAGTGTCTGTCCAGAACAAATCTgatgaagaaaaagtaaaggaTACCCTCAATCTTCCCACTTCTACTGAGAAGCCACTGTTGCCCAAAAACCAACTGTGCAAGCCCCAGCTTTCTGATTTTGGTCTTTCACAATATGCTTTCTCCAGGCAGCCTTTGAGTGCAGGGAAAACACAGCACCCAACAAGTGCACAGCGACAAAAGTCAAAGAATGAGACTCCACTGAGGATCCAAACCCCCCGTTCTTTgcccaaaacaccaaaatgtAGGCTGAAGATGGATGATTATGAATGTGTAACACCAAAATTTGAACACTTTGGCATTACTGAACATACCATGTGTATGAATGAAGATTATACAATATCACTTATTCATAAAACTCAGACAATGAATAAGTAAGTTACTCAAGTTCCGACTGTTTCTCTACTGAATTTGGTGTactaatttctttctgctgttgcCCTTCTCTTTGTCTTCAAGTGGGTGATGGGTTGTTATCCAGCAGCTGGTTAGTCCTGTGTTCTTATTCACTTCTCTGCATGTCTTTTCACATTGCAGTGGCAAATGCTGCTATGAAATACGTCCTATTATGCACCTTCCCTGAGCGCACCACTGTGAGACTCTTTCACACAAAATGTATTTACCAAGGGAAAATGCACAGTGTGATCTGTGACCTTTTGCTTTCCTTAGCCATGGGTTGGATCTGGGGATGTGTTATCTGCAGCTGATATTGCACAATTTAAAGGTTTCAGCTTTAGGAATACAAGCACAGAAAACAACTCGTAAGGCATTCAGTGAAATGCCTTGCTGTAGAAGCACTGTGTTGTCTCTTATGTAAGCCCCGCCTTACAAACAGGTTCCTCTTTTTGCTCCAGTCTTCTCTTGACAAGACACCTCTAGATTTTCAGTTTCtaattctaaagaaaaaaattacagcagtgATGTACAGAACACCTTAGCAGTGTAACTATTTTTTTATACTTCTACAGATAATTAATAGGTTGTGCTTTTGTGGTTCATATTAGCAACATATTCAATTCTAAAAGCTGACTAGCGAAATATTTGATATTCAGAAAAATTGTTCAAAAAACAATCATATTCATGAAAACCACTTGAAAAATTCTACTTATTCTTCTCATTGTAGAAACTAAAAATCTGATGGTTTCAGATGTCTATAGTACTTCCAAGCAGAACTGACTTGaaaagttaccttttttttaacccaAAATACTTTCTCTTGTTGCTTGGAATTTTGTAGGCAACAGgcaattcaaaataaaataaactgtacCCTCAACACAGAATGGATCATCTGGGACACCTGTCCTACCCTGAAcatcttttcatttgtttttttcctagtgCCTTGGATGGAAATCTCAGTGTATTTGATAATGTGTTGCTGGACTGAACATTTGCATGCTAAAATTGCTacaatagaatcatagattaaaaaatcatctttgagaaaattacttttttacttGCATATTGATGAATGAATACTAGAAAAGTGATCAGGTTGACAGTATTCCTTTAGCTGTGACTGCTTCATAATACTTGGGAGCTAATTGAGGTGTTTGGTTTTCAGGTCGGTTAAAAGAAATGATAATGGAGGGAATGTGCCAGATATGACACCCAAGAGAACCATGGTTACTTCTGTGCCAAAATCAAATGTGAGAGCTAAGAATGGTaagttaaaaatatgtaaaataaatacacatatgCACTTTTTTAGACGATGGATGTGTAAATGCATTGTAACCACATGGGACACTTCAGTGGTGTTTCAGGTTAAGTATAGTTAATTCAGGCCCAGTCATTGTACAAGGAGTAATGtctaaaaatgaaatgttgatGGCTTCTATGGGAAAGTTTCTCACTTCAGTATAAATCTTTCCTCGTTCTGCTCATATCCAACTGGAATTATACAGAGGAATTaatcatttgcatttttttctgagaatacCCATTAGGTCCCCGTAAAGATAGGAAAGAAACTGCTTTGGAAGAGGCTAGTGAGGCAGTAATTTAAGTCTTTCAAGAGTAATGACAAAGAGTAATCTTTGAGAGGGAAAATATGCTCTTTTAAGAGTCTATGAAAATCTTGAGACAAACACAGTGACAATTGCATACATGAGAAGGTAACGCAATGCTGATTTAAGTTGGGCTTCTTCAGTTACGTTCAGTAGTGGAACTAGAAtagtttgggggggttttttgcaCTTGCTGGTTTTAAGGAATACTGCAATTTGGATGGATCAAACAAAATCAGCTAAAATACAGGCATTTTAGAATATGCAAATCTATGGCAAGCTTAAACTTAGAAATGAAACTGGAACTTGtaatatttatatgtgtgtgtatatatttttatttatattttgcttaCTCTTAATATCAGCAGCTGACTGGATGGCTTCTCCTATGGGATTTATGTTCTGTACTCCTAATAAGAAGGTCTCTTCCCAAAAAAATAGTAAGGGATTATTAAGATCAGAGGCAAAGAAACTGTCTCTTCCCAGTCATACAGTGACACCACAGCATCCAAATTTCCAAACAAGATCATCAGAGG
Protein-coding sequences here:
- the SKA3 gene encoding spindle and kinetochore-associated protein 3 isoform X4; this encodes MDIPTGFFSKLRGLALTLEKEVKQLDQALRGEISEEEEEVTNEPTVSVQNKSDEEKVKDTLNLPTSTEKPLLPKNQLCKPQLSDFGLSQYAFSRQPLSAGKTQHPTSAQRQKSKNETPLRIQTPRSLPKTPKCRLKMDDYECVTPKFEHFGITEHTMCMNEDYTISLIHKTQTMNKSVKRNDNGGNVPDMTPKRTMVTSVPKSNVRAKNAADWMASPMGFMFCTPNKKVSSQKNSKGLLRSEAKKLSLPSHTVTPQHPNFQTRSSEAKKLSLPSHTVTQQHPDFQTRSSQAKELPLPSHTVTSQHPNFQTRSPEKKKLPLARPTATPPFPDFQTRWLKPEAKEQVKLGGETELVTKNGAKAKKYKESSIPFAVSPNEDPKHLEDPSPPTIEHCDQLLNTLPPPPEITRIPDDVLQILSKYNHKVDFSKEMETKAGNATRYESDSNDCCNKENRGYHGVFKPNI